One stretch of Pieris brassicae chromosome 8, ilPieBrab1.1, whole genome shotgun sequence DNA includes these proteins:
- the LOC123713068 gene encoding lysM and putative peptidoglycan-binding domain-containing protein 3 isoform X2: MKQRTRLFQNGDEVVCGMNSTMDNALNYNGNIQLHRIKPQDHFIEAQVQEGDTLQAIALRFHCSISELKRINHIHKDNEIFARHTIKVPVTPYSVLTEIVPNSKDPELITSTSKHAPTLLTMENLLESPVQRLQLKDKDGKDADFEIDCNAVVLNSTLAPSVVPYTDIDTNESVSEDTQLLPNKERESVETVVVKQLTSQGADFGLKWFHLVCFILLLGVIAPIVYVLFFLGKHEHSDIPPLHPT; this comes from the exons ATGAAACAAAG GACACGTCTATTTCAAAACGGGGATGAAGTAGTTTGTGGTATGAATAGCACTATGGACAATGCTTTAAACTACAATGGAAATATACAGTTACATAGAATAAAGCCACAAGATCATTTCATTGAAGCACAGGTTCAAGAAGGAGACACTTTGCAAGCCATTGCCCTTCGATTCCATTGTTCT ATATcagaattaaaaagaattaatCATATACATAAAGATAATGAAATTTTTGCTAGACATACAATCAAGGTACCCGTTACACCATATTCTGTTCTTACTGAAATAGTACCTAACTCAAAAGATCCAGAATTAATTACTTCAACGTCTAAACATGCCCCTACTTTACTCACAATGGAAAATTTATTGGAAAGTCCTGTGCAAAGGCTACAACTGAAAGATAAAGATGGAAAAGATGCTGATTTTGAAATAGATTGTAATGCTGTTGTATTAAACAGCACACTTGCTCCATCTGTTGTTCCATATACAGATATAGATACAAATGAATCAGTATCTGAAGATACACAGCTATTACCAAATAAAGAGAGAGAATCTGTGGAGACGGTAGTAGTAAAACAGTTGACATCACAAGGAGCTGATTTTGGCTTAAAGTGGTTCCATcttgtatgttttatacttttactAGGAGTAATTGCTCCCATAGTATATGTACTGTTCTTTTTAGGTAAACATGAACATTCAGATATTCCACCATTACATCCAACATGA
- the LOC123713068 gene encoding lysM and putative peptidoglycan-binding domain-containing protein 3 isoform X3 — MNSTMDNALNYNGNIQLHRIKPQDHFIEAQVQEGDTLQAIALRFHCSISELKRINHIHKDNEIFARHTIKVPVTPYSVLTEIVPNSKDPELITSTSKHAPTLLTMENLLESPVQRLQLKDKDGKDADFEIDCNAVVLNSTLAPSVVPYTDIDTNESVSEDTQLLPNKERESVETVVVKQLTSQGADFGLKWFHLVCFILLLGVIAPIVYVLFFLGKHEHSDIPPLHPT, encoded by the exons ATGAATAGCACTATGGACAATGCTTTAAACTACAATGGAAATATACAGTTACATAGAATAAAGCCACAAGATCATTTCATTGAAGCACAGGTTCAAGAAGGAGACACTTTGCAAGCCATTGCCCTTCGATTCCATTGTTCT ATATcagaattaaaaagaattaatCATATACATAAAGATAATGAAATTTTTGCTAGACATACAATCAAGGTACCCGTTACACCATATTCTGTTCTTACTGAAATAGTACCTAACTCAAAAGATCCAGAATTAATTACTTCAACGTCTAAACATGCCCCTACTTTACTCACAATGGAAAATTTATTGGAAAGTCCTGTGCAAAGGCTACAACTGAAAGATAAAGATGGAAAAGATGCTGATTTTGAAATAGATTGTAATGCTGTTGTATTAAACAGCACACTTGCTCCATCTGTTGTTCCATATACAGATATAGATACAAATGAATCAGTATCTGAAGATACACAGCTATTACCAAATAAAGAGAGAGAATCTGTGGAGACGGTAGTAGTAAAACAGTTGACATCACAAGGAGCTGATTTTGGCTTAAAGTGGTTCCATcttgtatgttttatacttttactAGGAGTAATTGCTCCCATAGTATATGTACTGTTCTTTTTAGGTAAACATGAACATTCAGATATTCCACCATTACATCCAACATGA
- the LOC123713068 gene encoding lysM and putative peptidoglycan-binding domain-containing protein 3 isoform X1 gives MKQSIFNRTRLFQNGDEVVCGMNSTMDNALNYNGNIQLHRIKPQDHFIEAQVQEGDTLQAIALRFHCSISELKRINHIHKDNEIFARHTIKVPVTPYSVLTEIVPNSKDPELITSTSKHAPTLLTMENLLESPVQRLQLKDKDGKDADFEIDCNAVVLNSTLAPSVVPYTDIDTNESVSEDTQLLPNKERESVETVVVKQLTSQGADFGLKWFHLVCFILLLGVIAPIVYVLFFLGKHEHSDIPPLHPT, from the exons ATGAAACAAAG CATTTTTAACAGGACACGTCTATTTCAAAACGGGGATGAAGTAGTTTGTGGTATGAATAGCACTATGGACAATGCTTTAAACTACAATGGAAATATACAGTTACATAGAATAAAGCCACAAGATCATTTCATTGAAGCACAGGTTCAAGAAGGAGACACTTTGCAAGCCATTGCCCTTCGATTCCATTGTTCT ATATcagaattaaaaagaattaatCATATACATAAAGATAATGAAATTTTTGCTAGACATACAATCAAGGTACCCGTTACACCATATTCTGTTCTTACTGAAATAGTACCTAACTCAAAAGATCCAGAATTAATTACTTCAACGTCTAAACATGCCCCTACTTTACTCACAATGGAAAATTTATTGGAAAGTCCTGTGCAAAGGCTACAACTGAAAGATAAAGATGGAAAAGATGCTGATTTTGAAATAGATTGTAATGCTGTTGTATTAAACAGCACACTTGCTCCATCTGTTGTTCCATATACAGATATAGATACAAATGAATCAGTATCTGAAGATACACAGCTATTACCAAATAAAGAGAGAGAATCTGTGGAGACGGTAGTAGTAAAACAGTTGACATCACAAGGAGCTGATTTTGGCTTAAAGTGGTTCCATcttgtatgttttatacttttactAGGAGTAATTGCTCCCATAGTATATGTACTGTTCTTTTTAGGTAAACATGAACATTCAGATATTCCACCATTACATCCAACATGA
- the LOC123713652 gene encoding uncharacterized protein LOC123713652: MNELNERHRMVDIEEENMLSFHTEIGEICDGGNSKMMMSMNNIHSNLNHLRQDLAQHTRSLYHCERQQSPMSLRCGFEAHRFRSNKYPSSHRSVLDCRSRSPLSLRSGDIVRSSIDITNALKCESFKTHELQMIKDVVCRKLKHQLRKRYEKNRNKFMLLNTNYNRISNIQRKIPSSGEISDSPISSYEDDEIQSNKIATVFRGPQISQVHKSLVNTTKNNIHLLTDLRNPVKKNMLLNSHKNHLEEVMKPDSTLVGNEERTLKDVTTKEYPLPSQRFIENITAKRNNLIERHKKTEEQNCCKSENDGIFSANDNRKWSLKDQSINNEKEITLSSPKTHFEHLTKGIFKKPVMIMTKAAGKHVNKKEFVISKSRMQPLSGSNQKVKKKSLKQMEDLKINEVSMKSSFSKRKLFIQNVDLLSVKVGSNVAEGSPHANVGNKEKNKARKLVTTQSCLNRNVSDEEDNVLGLIKKIIPAEHINSTSSKIIKTNSACDDKCNSDISDTFTDETLNSTAIETDSRKDNIQKSSWQQWHNDSSILKDCSVIVNKHATTNMVQRSKCLKTFWDTDIESEKESETVPACKIFNPEIKGQLKDVTSSTLNNTKYQIRKNVGNIFKVQDLINKRNAKKKTLNMKIKVSNVNEKKMKENIKKACSEIPQNDKENINKKQNEQNKVECIITKKKKEILCPVKENAFNKKLTGGTKISELKRNQCRRSKRSNRNCSACDNITNDTKHSKSYSKNGRTKQSNLITEGNKKSPRTKPSLNNSLNTSDSLIISRRTRSKQQNANVNSPKENISQLSDNFNISLQSLRPRKLIKSTSTKPILNS, translated from the exons ATGAATGAATTAAATGAAAGACATAGAATGGTGGACATTGAAGAAGAAAATATGCTTTCATTTCACACCGAAATTGGG gaAATATGTGATGGTGGTAACTCAAAAATGATGATGTCCATGAACAATATTCACTCCAATTTAAATCACCTCAGACAGGATCTCGCACAACATACTAGGAGTTTGTATCATTGTGAAAGACAGCAATCTCCAATGTCATTAAGATGTGGTTTTGAGGCCCACAGATTTCGTTCTAACAAATATCCAAGTTCACACAGGTCTGTTTTAGATTGCAGGAGTAGATCTCCACTTTCATTGCGTAGTGGGG ACATTGTAAGGAGTTCCATTGACATAACAAATGCCCTTAAGTGTGAATCATTTAAAACACATGAATTACAAATGATTAAAGATGTGGTTTGTCGAAAACTAAAACATCAATTAAGGAAaagatatgaaaaaaatagaaataagttTATGTTACTAAACACAAATTATAACAGAATTAGTAATATTCAAAGAAAAATTCCTTCTAGTGGAGAAATTAGTGACTCTCCCATAAGTAGCTATGAAGATGATGAAatacaatcaaataaaattgccACAGTCTTTAGAGGACCACAAATCAGTCAAGTTCATAAATCTTTAGTGaatactacaaaaaataatattcatctGCTGACAGATCTTAGAAAtcctgttaaaaaaaacatgttattGAATTCCCACAAAAaccatttagaggaagtaatgAAACCAGACTCAACTCTAGTTGGCAATGAAGAAAGAACACTTAAAGATGTAACAACTAAAGAATATCCACTTCCATCACAAAGatttatagaaaacataaCTGCTAAGAGGAATAATTTGATTGAGagacataaaaaaacagaagaacaGAATTGTTGCAAAAGTGAAAATGATGGTATTTTTTCAGCTAATGATAATAGAAAATGGTCCCTAAAAGATCAATCAATCAACaatgaaaaagaaataacCCTTTCAAGCCCAAAAACACACTTTGAACATTTGACAAAAGGCATATTTAAGAAACCAGTAATGATTATGACAAAGGCTGCAGGAAAACATGTGAATAAAAAGGAATTTGTGATTTCCAAATCTAGAATGCAACCTTTAAGTGGATCCAAtcagaaagtaaaaaaaaaatcattaaaacaaatggaggatttaaaaattaatgaagttTCAATGAAATCTAGTTTTTCaaagagaaaattatttattcaaaatgttGATCTGTTAAGTGTTAAAGTAGGAAGTAATGTTGCTGAAGGAAGTCCCCATGCTAATGTTGGTAATAAAGAAAAGAATAAAGCAAGAAAACTTGTGACAACACAGTCTTGTCTGAACAGAAATGTTTCTGATGAGGAAGACAATGTATtgggtttaattaaaaaaattattcctGCAGAACATATTAATTCAACAtctagtaaaattattaaaacaaactctGCTTGTGATGACAAATGTAACAGTGATATCAGTGATACGTTTACAGATGAAACACTTAATAGCACAGCTATTGAAACAGATTCTAGAAAAGATAATATTCAAAAGAGCAGCTGGCAACAATGGCACAATGACAGCTCTATACTTAAAGATTGCAGTGTGATTGTAAACAAACATGCAACCACAAATATGGTTCAAA GGTCCAAATGTTTGAAAACTTTTTGGGATACTGATATTGAAAGTGAAAAAGAATCTGAAACAGTTCCTGCCTGCAAAATATTCAATCCCGAAATAAAAG GTCAATTAAAAGATGTCACTTCATCAACTCttaataacacaaaatatcaaataagaaaaaatgtaggaaacatttttaaagtgcaagatttgataaataaaaggaATGCTAAGAAGAAAACATTGaacatgaaaataaaagtCTCAAATGTcaacgaaaaaaaaatgaaggAGAACATTAAAAAAGCCTGCAGTGAAATTCcacaaaatgataaagaaaatataaataaaaaacagaatgaacaaaataaagtagaatgtataataactaaaaagaaGAAGGAAATTTTATGTCCTGTCAAagaaaatgcttttaataagAAACTAACTGGTGGCACTAAAATTTCAGAATTGAAGAGAAATCAATGTAGGAGATCAAAGCGTTCTAACAGAAACTGCTCTGCATgtgataatattacaaatgacaCAAAACATTCAAAAAGTTACTCTAAAAATGGTAGaacaaaacaaagtaatttaattacagaaggaaataaaaaatctccAAGGACAAAACCAAGTCTAAATAACTCACTTAATACTAGTGATAGTTTAATCATTTCAAGAAGAACAAGGTCAAAACAACAAAATGCAAATGTTAATTCTCCAAAGGAAAATATTTCTCAACTTTctgacaattttaatatttctctgCAAAGTTTAAGGCCACGGAAACTAATCAAATCTACAAGTACAAAACCTATTCTTAATAGTTAA